The region TGGTAATCCAAGGAGTCATTCGTCCACCACCGGAGATTCGGGCGGTGGCTGACCGAACGGCTCTGTACGTTGCGAAGAATGGGCGCGCATTCGAAACAAGAATTTTGGGCAGTGAAAAGGGGAAGACACCTAAGTTTGCATTTCTGCACGGCTCTTCCCCTTTTCACGCCTATTACGAAGAGAAGATCCAGTTCTACGAAGAAGGTGGGGAGGATTCCAAGGAGAACGACCcccaaaaggaaaagaataATGACGAAAAAGCCAAGAAGGAGAAACCCGTCGAACCACGGAAAGAAGATAAACGAGTGAAAACGAGTGTAGTTGATCCGGTAGCGAAAGCGTTGCTAGCACAACTGTCAAAGATTTCTCAGTTCCGAGAGGctcaggaagaagctgccAAAGAAGATGAACCAGCCGAAGCGCAAAAGACAGCTGCTCCCATTCCAGCCCCACCGGTACTGCAATTTGTAAATATTGTGGCCCCGTCATCTTTGTCGATGGTACAGACGGAAACTATTCAGCTGGTAGCTCAATTTACCGCCTTGGACGGCAAGTCGGGATCCTTTCTATCTCAACTTACCTTGCGTGAATGGAACAATCCtgcctttgctttttgtcAACCTCGCCACGGCCACTTTGCCTACTTTAGTGCTTTGGTCGATGCTTACCGACATGTTCTCGGTGTATGGACTGGAAGCAACTCGGCCAACGATTCTGTTAAGGAAATGTCCGGGAGTGTCGAAAAATGTTTAGATTTAGCTGCATACAGAGCCGCGTATGAACGAGATGCTGAAGAGCAAGCCCGAAAACGCGACGATACGGCGTCCGGTGCAGCTCAAGTTGACTGGCATgattttgtcgtcgtcgagacAATCGATTTTCCGGCCGATGAAAAGGTTGAATTGTCGATGTTACCACCCCCACCCGTCACCTCAGTCCAACCACAATTTCAGACCAATAGCGAGGACAATGACGAAGATATGGACGAGTCTGATAGTGAAGACGACGAGCAAATCCGTGTGGTACCCTCGTATCAGCCAAAAGTTGTTTCTTCGCAGACCAATCGGAATGAAATGGTCATCGACCCTATATCAGGAAAAAGTGTGCCTATTAAGGATATGCAGGAGCATATGCGCATACAGCTATTGGATCCAAAGTGGGCTGAAGAACGAAAGAAATTTCAGGAGAAACAAAAGGACAGCAACCTCGTAGGCGGAGATGTTGTGGCCAGCAACTTAGCCAGGTTCTCTCAAGCGCGGGGTGATATGTTTGGTGCAGCGGTAGGTCTTTTTGTTGATACTTTTAGGTCCACTCACAAACCATGATTGGAAGAATACTCTTACATTCCTTTGCTGCTACCACAGGACCAAGACATGTTGAGTAAAGGGACCGACTCCAAGAAACGATTGGAAGAGGCCAACCGTATTATATGGCAACAAGCGCAGAATCCTGCAGGTGGCGTTGGTCCAACGCTTCCTGTGTCTGCTCCACAAGAAGGCACGTTGCTACACCATAATGTCCCAGCTATGGATATTGGAATTGAACCGTCGGCGAAACGACCAAGAGTCGATACGGCTACGGTTAttccgccgccaccacctcctcctcctcctccaccgccGCTTGTACCTCAATCCAATTCAATTGTACCTCCCCCTGGGTTTTCTGCTGCTACAGAAGATCCGTTTACAATTTCAGGCTCCGCACCTTCTCAAGGGCTCACAGAAGGGAATGATCTATTGTCCGAATCCGACTTCGTCGCATCGCTGAGCAAGCCAGAAGTTACCTTGCAGATTCGGGTACCAAACGACCCGACGCAAATGGCTTGGAATTTCTACGGTCAGATTGTTTCATTATCTATTAATGTGAAGTCTACAGTTAAAGTAGTCAAGCAAGAAGTCTCACGGGTCAACCTTAACAATATGCCGGCGAACAAAATTCAGCTAAAGAATACCGCTACGGGAGCTTTTCTCAAGGACAGCTTGAGTCTGGCAGCTCTCAACCTTGGTCCGAGCGCAAGTCTGGAACTAGTACCAAAAACGAGAGGTGGTAGAAAATAAGTGGTATCTATTATGCGGGTATAGGTCATTACTTTCTTCAAAGCAACTTGTCAGGTAGCCATGGATTATTTCTCTTGAGCAACCTATAGTAGTAAAGAAACAGAGGTTTAGAAAATGTCGAAAATACACAGTTTCTCAATATGAAATCAGCCGCCGTCGACATTTTTATCAGTACAAATTAACAGGAATCAAAGTTTTCTGCATTGAGCGTGTTAACCATTTTagccaacaacaatttgCTCTTGAAGCGAGCTGGGTGTGTTTGTCATCATTCAATAGTCGGTAAAAGATCAGTCAATGAAACACTTTCGTGGACTTACGACCATATGCAAAGAATGATAAGGCGTCTCAGGGACATTTCGACGATTTTATCCTGTAACCGTATAATAACAACAAGGTATGCGTCAGTGTCGGATCAGCTAGTCAGGAGAAGGTCAATTGTGAAGTGCTTGTCGATCAATTTGAATAATTTACTTGAATGTTTCTCTGTCAGTGACATTGTCATCAGCCTGGGGCGGCATCCATCCAAGAAGGATCATCCTTTCGACGTTTGGCACAGGCAATATCCCGCGTTCAGACTTTACGTACTCTTCCACATAGTGCTGATAAAAACAAGACTTGGCAATCATTCTGCAACAAACATATAAGTGAGAAATGTACCCACGAAAATTCAGTGACTCTTGCGCACTCTCATTATTGAGTCAGTGTAACTATGACATAAAGCAACCATGGCGCAAAACGCTATTGAAAAACGCTAAAAAGCATTGTCTTCATACTCAAAACAAGTTTCCAAGATTGCATGCTCCTGCTTCGATCCGATAAAATATATAGGATGGACTCATCATTCACGGGGGACAACCCGTTCAAGAAGGGGAATCCGATCATCTCTTTGTGTCGTCCTTTCGAGCATGCAGGAGAATCCAACTTGAGATCGATACGGAGCAATATTTTCTTACCTAAAGCGAGACCAATGGATGGTGAGAGACTGTGCTCTTTGTCAGCTCGTGATGCGTGAGTTTTTCGAAGCCAAGATCAGAAGTTATAGTTTATGCGCCCATCAATATACAGTTGTCGCAAAgtgtttcttcttcatgtcCGCTATGATAGAATCTTGAGTCCGCACCGTACCTGATGGGTCCTAGAAGTATGCTGAATGCAACAACATCTGAACCGAGCTGCAAATTGAAATGGGGTTCCCGCGGAGCATCGTCAGTTACCGTTGCAAGCGCATTTTCTTCAGAGAATCCACAGTCAAATGCAAGCTGCACAATGACTGTGTTTACTTGGACAGCTTCTTGGTGAAGtgatcactgtcaatgccGTCGAGTCTTGTGACAGCGCATGTTGTGGTTTCGACAACCTTTTTCGTGGCCGTCGAGAGCCATAAACTGAATGAAAAACCCGGAAAGTACTGGTCGACAACAAgactttggcttttttgcaaaaggatGACGTCATATAAGTGAATCTTGTTGTCAATACGACCAGATCGACCCCATTGTTTTAATGAAAGGGCGAATTCATGTGACCACAATGCAAAACTCAATTCGTCGATTTGCAGTTGGTCTCTAACAAATACAGTCGGGTCTGCACAGCTGTGACGTAAAAGCTCAAAGCGTTTGTTGCTTGCAGCTTCGTGAATAGCGAGATGAGCAGGCATCGTGCGGGCGCCTCGGCTCCAATCGATTTATCGTCAtcagacgaagaagatgccTTTTCGGCTTTGAATACGAAACACAAGATCCCACCTGGAATTTCGACAAGGAAGGCTGACACCTCGCAATCGCAAGCCACCGCTAAATTACCCGCTTCTGTAACCTCTTCCATGAAGCGACACCACGTCGAACTAAGCGATtcacgaaaacgaaaaatgGACGCCTTGCTTTCCGAGTTGGAATACGAAAAGAACAACATATCCATCAAACCGCATCGCTTTGTCCCAGAGAAAAAGGGATCATTCGTCGAGCCTGGTGAAGAGCTTTTGACGACGAATATATTCGTAGGAAACTTATCGCCTACCTTGACGGAAGAACAGGTTGCGGAGGTTTTTCGGCAATTCGGTGAGCCTGGCTTTGCGCTGGTATTTGTTTGATACTGATTATGTTGATGTGTGTATGTGTACATATGCTATGGTCTATATCTCTCCTCGTGACTCCAGAAGATTGTTCGTTTCGCATATTTACGTGTGCACTCTTCTTTGCCGTTGTCCCGAGTACTTGTGATTTTCTCACGTGTTTCTTCGAGATCAGGTGCGCTATACTCGGTCAAGATTATGTGGCCGCGAACGCCGGAAGAAAAGATGCGGAACCGGCACACGGGGTTTGTGTGCTTTATGAATCGCCGAGATGCCGAAGACGCTATGGACGCCTGCAGCGAAGCGGACCCGTTCAACGTGGGACGCCCGCTGATGATGAGATGGGGCAAGAACGTAAAACGAACTGGTCAGCGGCCTCCGTTGGAATCTGATCTAGCTTACAGGAAGAAGGTGCCCAATATTGCTGATACACCCGCGAGGCAAGTCAATAATGATAACCACATCGATCGTGATACTATTGTTCATGAATCGAACATAATTCGTGTGATTGCACCTTCCGATCGGCAACGAGCACAATTTATATCCACCGTGGCTTCGTTTGTGTCTAAAGACGGGCTCGCTTTTGAAAAGAATCTTATTGATCGAGAGAGAAACAATGTACAGTTCAATTTCTTGAGGTGGCAAAGTAACGGAGATACGATCGAAAAGGATGAACACATATTTTACCGCTGGCGAGTGTATTCCTTTTGTCAAGGAGATGGCTTCTACAGCTGGAAGACGATTCCGTTTCGTGTGTATGAACCAGGCGGTTGTCACTGGATTCCTCCTGTGATTGACCCCGATGCTGCACGGTTCGAGATGGAGcacgaaagagaaaaagaagaggccATCGAACGCCAAAAAAATCAGCGTCGCGTTCAACACGGTCGACGCGGCTTTTCTACTGGACGCCAGCTTGAGCAAGCTCGCCGTGGTGGATCCGATGGTGGCGCTGTCATGGCGCCTGAGGAAATGATTGACTTCAACAGATTGTGCCGCGATAATCTTTGCGCATCTAGGGAGGCTATTTGCTCGGCCATGGCCTTTTGCTTCGAGAAGAGTGTGGCTGCGAAGCAGATTTCTATACTGTTGAAAGACCTGTTGCTCGACAAGGGAAATGCCGTTAGCGTTGAGACCAGAATTGCCCGTATGTACCTTATGTCGGACATCTTGTTCAACTCACAACAACCAGGTGTACGGAATGCATTTTTGTATCGAGATGCCGTCGAGCGCATGGCATCAGAAGTCTTTACTTTCTTGGGCGACTACGGTAATACGATCGGTCGGTTTTCGCGTACTAAACTTGCATCAGCCGTGAAGGCGGTGCTTGGGGCGTGGACCAACTGGGGTGTGTACAATCCTACTTTTATTGATGAGCTCGATGACCGATTTGAAGGGAAAGAACTTGTCCCGGAAAGCGAATACGGAGCCAACCCTATTGCaaacgaggacgacgataAGATCGAGGAGGTACAAATGGAGACAACGCCGGCTGTTAGGTTGAATCCTCAGGGCGACTGGGTAACAGTGATGGAGGGAGAAAATGATGAGACGCAGGGACAGTCGTCTCGGTTGACGAAGCAGGACAAGGGAGAGTGTAGCGACCACACTGCATCCGACGACAGCGATGCTGATGGTGTAACATTGGAGGAATGTGACAACGTCGATGGCGAACCTGTTGGAGATATTCTGCCGCTCAAAAGTGATGCcgacaacaacgaagatGGTGAACCCCTTGGCGAAACCTTTGACCATACTGACGGTGCTCCTTTGGAGGGGAGCGACCTAGATGGTAGTCCTTTAGAAGATGAAGTCTCGCATGATGTTGCTCTCGAGAGCGAACTAGATGGCGAGCCCTTGTAACGAATATAGGGTTATTGAAGTGCATTTTGAGGGACTGCATGTAGACGAGTGAGAAAGCTATTGAGATACATCCGCTTGGAATGGCATGGCCCAGTCTCCTGGTTCATATTCTACTGGCAGCCATGGTATCCGTTGGTAGCCGCCCTTTCCAAGTTGTATCTGTAGACCTGAATATGATTTCGAATCACTGTCGGAAATGtgttcctcttcttccagaGGTTCCATGATTTCTGAGAGTTGGACGGCTACTGCCGACCTAATCAACGCATACTCTAAGCAGAGCACTTGACTTGTCTTAGACTTCGGAACTGGCTTGGTTAAACGGTGATACAGGCGACCACTTTTAGGCGAAATAGCCAAGTTTTCCACGTTGAACGGCTCCACAAGGTTTCCCGCAAATGACAATTCAGAGTCGTCGGAAATCAAGCTGTGAAAGACGATTGGAGTGGCCGCCGGCCGAATAAAGTTCTTTTCTACACCACAAACGCTGACAAACGGGTATTCCTTCCAGGAAATATTTCGCTCATGCAGAAAAGTAGCCTGCTCTGGACTGATGCGACGGACACgccgaaagaaaaagtccaGAAACTTGGTATCCTTGATGGATGTGGCAATGTTCTTGGGCAGggtttcttccaaaaataAGCGACCTTGCAGATCGACTGAATAAAAATAGCAACGGTTGTTGCTTGACGTTGCTTTGCTGTGCTTCTGGTAAAAGCTTTTTGGCTTGATGGTTTCGGCAAACCATTCGTCAATGTAGTGTGTAGCACTTCTGCAAGGAACGCTAGCAAAAAATGCTCGCGTTTGCGCTCGCAACGGGTGCAACAAGGAATGAAAATTTAGACCTTTCCTCCCAAGAATCGACCATGATTTGGTTGCAAACCTCATTCGTGTACCCGCATTGTGCAAACCAACCACCGCTCCGTTCCATGGCGACAGGGTAATGGGGCTGATTGTTAGCGTGTATCAAAGGATAGGTGTAGAAggatcacagtcaaatcaaAGAGGAACTTCACGGTTACAGTGCAAATCGAGTTCATTTTTCAAATGTTAAACAATTTTTGTTTACATTTCAAATTTCATAGTTTTGTGAATTCTCGAAAACGGCTGACGACCAGTCCTCTAGTTGCTTTTACCGCCTCTCGCTTTACTAACTTTTTGTCGCGCAGACGCCCGTGTGCAGCAACCACAGCGTCGTGCTGTAGCGACAACATCTCGCTTCCTCGCTCTCTACCGTCGGACGCTTGCAACAAGGTTCTACACTCATCCTTTCCCGGACCAGTACGTGCACAAAAGTCCCGCCATGAGTGCCCAGAAGATCCGAAAGAGCGCTGGTGTGAGTTAACAGTGTGTCGTAGTTTAGCGTAGTCTAGTTTGGAACGAAAGCACGCTATGGACGGGCTTTTCCGAGTCTGTCGCGTAACTCGGATGGCTTGGCGCAATGGTCGTGCTATCGGGGACTCATTTAGCAGGGCAATCGTCTGACACGGCTTCTTTTATTTTCTTATAGGCTGAACCCGATGAATTCGAGGCTTCTGTTGCCCAGGAGCTTCTCAACCTTGAGATGACTTCCCCTGACCTCAAGGCCTCCCTTCGGGATCTTTACATTACGGCCGCTAAGGAAGTGGATGTCGGCAACGGCCGAAAGGCTATCATTCTGTACGTCCCTTACAAACTACGAAAATCCTTCAACAAGGTTCACCAGAGACTTGTGCGCGAGCTTGAAAAGAAGTTTTCGGGACGCCACGTTATGATTATTGCTCAGCGCACCATTCTGGGAAAATCCTTTCGCCGCAACCAAAAAACCAGCGGTCCTCTTCCGCGCTCGCGCACATTGACCGCCGTTCAGGACGCCAttttggaagacattgtCTATCCTACCGAAATTACAGGCAAGCGAACCCGGGTCAAGGTTGACGGCAAGCGTGTGTTGAAGGTTTTCCTGGACAGCAAGGACCAGGTTGACGTTGAGGGACGAACGGACACGTTTGCCGCTGTCTACGGAAAACTGACCAACAAACAAGTCTCTTTTTACTTCCAGTAAATAGCTAAACAGTTATAAATAAAAGGAGTGCAAAGCTGAACTCTTACCCCCTACGTTTAGTCTTCTCTACCTTATTCGTCTCACCGTATGGTATACGCCATTGACGAGGTTCTTTCACGACACGCGGCTATCAGTGATCAGTCGTCCTTTTCGGCCGTAAGAATACGACTGACGCCTTCAGCTTGGCCCGCAAGTAGGTACCCGAATAGGTAACTCAGCGTGAGGACGCCGCGAATCGCGAACGGAATGCGGTGATCGATTGACAGCACCGAACTCATTTCGGGCAACcacaagaaaggcaagaccAAATTCACAACCAACTTATACAAGCAGACAGCGCGAAGTTGAGGCATGGTAAGAAATACCCGCATGCGAAGCAACAACGTTCCGTGCAACGTTGTGTAAAAGGCAGCGAGAAACACACAAAGCTTCACAGTTTTCGTCGCGGATCGTTTCATCGCGTACACGTTTTCGACACCTCCTTCTTCTAGCAACATTTGACAGCCGGCAGTAGCGGCGAAAAAATTGACGACCTGGATGCATTTGGTAGCGGAAGCAATTGTGCGGGTCAGAATTCCAACATCGCCGAGCAGGGTGAAAGACTAGATAGCCAGTAAGCCTTCGAGAGAAACGTACCGCACCGCAAAATATAGAATTAGCAGGTATAGACCACTTCATTGCTCCCGGAGACGGTTTTGGGTGAACTGCCAATGTCCATAGACTTATGGATATGGCCAATAGATGAAAGAATACTAGATTGGTGTAAAAGCTTGGACTGAACTCGGGCGAATTTGGCGAAGGATGAAAGTAGTTTTGGATCCAGGACATGATCAACAAAGATGCCATGGAAGATCCCACCAGTATTTTGTGAAATGCAACGATATTTGCCGCATTCTTCCGCATGACAAACCATACGACCCACGCCAGTTCGTAGTAGAGGATAAAGCGGACACCCGAATCACGTAGCGTAAAGAGTTCCGATTCGTTGCAAGCTCCATCAGCAAAGACAGAGCACGGTTCGGGAAACAGCTCGCTCGGTAAATAGTGGTTTCCCCATCCCGTGGTGAGCAATCCGAAACGGTGCGGAATGCCGAGAAGGACGAGGTGAAGGAAAGCAGCCCGACTCGGATTCAAATGAAGGAGTTCATAAATGGAACGCATTctgtttctctttttcgaaatttccgCCGCGCTGACAGCTTTTAAGGGTTTGATCAATTTCACGGCTGCACGACACGCCTGATTCTCACAGATTGAGAGGCCGGCAAACTAGTTTTCAGTTCCCTTGAAACCAATCGGTTTCTCATGGTCATTTTGTTCACGATGATGTTGACTGCTAGAGGACTCCAGCTAGAGAGGAAAGGAAAGCAAAACGAATTGGTGACAGGTCACTACTATATGACCGTTACCTGTACTTTGTAGGAAGGAATTCTAGAGAGATAAACTAACAAGTAAAGAGTTACAAAACGTCGAAAacgtgtgactgtgaattagGATTCTAGATTcttctttgttttccaacCGAGCGACGTCTGTCATGGTTTCGCCTCGCCCGCAGATTTTTTTGGCAACCACGAAAATCCACAACAATCATCTTCTACCTTCACACTATTAGAGATTCAAAGTCAGACGATGGCAAAACCCCGACGCTCGAGCGAGAAGAAAAGTTCGAAAACTGTCCTTGCAGAAGATGGGATCTCGGACAATAATATAGTGTCACGCTCGGCTGAGGAAGTTAAGGAACCACAACCGCCACTTCCGTCGATAACAAAGACCATCGATGACGAACGTCGCATAACTCCACGTGAAGTGCGGCGAAAACGCCGAGAAGAGCTTCGATCCAAATCTACTGGTGTAGGCTTATCAATCGACGCAAACGATAGCAAAATCGTAAATCGAAAAATTGTCTTCGGGGATTTGGACGATGAATTGCCAGACAGCGTTGAGAAACCTGTTGAAGTTTCTGTTGCTCTGGAACCTTCCAAGAATGCGAGTGCTGTGGTGGCAGCTACGCACGACGAGAAAGACGCGGAAAGTGACGATAACAAAGTAGAAGAAATGAAGAGCAACGTGGCGAAAGCAATTGAAATTGAAGAGCGCAATCGTGAAAGGGCGACAGCGCGACATGCTGCTGCCGTTCAGAAACCCAAACGTAAGCGCAGAAAGGAAGTATCGCAGGTCCACGCATCTGACAATAGTGAAAATTTTGACGAATCTTTTTTCGCCGAGCTGGACGAGAAAAGAGAAGAAGATAGACAAAGTCGAAAGAAGGCGAAGGAAGAATTACCGAAAGGTCGTCACATCACATTTGTCGTTTCAGGCGACGAGCCGGAGGCACGCAAACCCTATCCTGCTGCACATAACATAGAAGTTGTTGTGCTAAACGACAACGATAGCGGCCTCAAGAGTCCTATACCTGATTCTCCCACAAAATCCGAATCAGGGACGTTACTTTTGTACTCACGGAGTGTTCTTGCTGACGGATCAGATGGAATTTCGGCCAAACAATTACAGAAGGCTAAAAAGTCGGGTCGTAAAGATGCCGGGAATATCCACTGGAAGCGCTCCAGAAAAATGAATCGACTGCTTGTTCCAGGTGCTCGATCCCAAAAAGCTCGCTTGATGGGCGGGCGACCGGCTGCTCATTTTGTTGTAGAAATGTAAATTCTACAGGAACTGGTTTAATGCCTCAAAGTCGGATAGCTATTTGTCTTATGAGGAAATGAATGGAAGTGGCCTTTTTTTGTGTATTTGGATAGTTTACAACTGCATATGGTCCTCAAATCAGCGCATTTACTTTGCCACTGATACAGCTGTGCGAATCTTCTCGGCAATAGCTTTTTCTAGCTTTTCCGTCTCTCCAATAAAAGCACGAATTCCTTCAGCTAGCTTATCTGTACCGCAGCCATCCATGTTTAATCGATAACGGAATTCTTTTTCGCTCATCTTTCCATTGCCAAGTTCATCCATTTTTTCAACCCGTCCGGCGTCCAGTTGCCGTTCGACAGTGTCGGTACGTGAGGCTAATTGCTCCAGCAGTGGCGCCGGAATGGTCATGCGGTCCGTTCCCGCCAACGCCAAAATCTCGTCTAGATCGTATCCCGCTCCACGAGAAGGTCGCCAACTTGCCGGCATACAAATCGTCGAGTGTCCGTGTGTTTTAAAGTAAGCGAACATGTTACGACAAGCGACGACACCTTCGTCCTGCTCGGGCTCGACACCTTGCGTCCGGCCCTCTTTCGTTTTGTACCAATCGAGGATTCTGCATGGTTTTTGTTGTTAGGGTGAGATTTTTGGGGAAGTGGGTGAGGTAGATTCGTCGTGTTGCGTTACTGACGTACCGTCCGGGAAAGGGCGAAATCAAGTGGGCACCGTATTGCGCACACGCAATCGCTTGCGTGAGAGAAAAGACGAGTGTCAAGTTACACTGTATCCCCCGGGCTTGTAGCTGTTCGGCGGCCAAAATTCCCTCCCACGTAGCGGCTAGTTTGATCAGAACTCGTGATTTCGGCACCCCTAGAGTTTCGTACATGTCGATAATGCGGAGACCGCGTTGAATAGATGCCTCGGTGTCGAACGACAAGCGCGGATCGACTTCGGTAGAAATGTATCCTGGTACGATGTCTGCAATAGCCTTGCCGAGATTGACCGCGAGCCGATCAATCGCGAGGGATACCGTTGCGGATTCCGAAGGGTCGTCGTGCAAGGGGCTATTTTTGGTGTGCTGCAAGGCGTAGGAGACGGCGTCGTCTACCATGTTAGCGTATAGTGGGTCACCGCTGAGCCCCGCCTGTGACACGAACAGTGGATTGGTGGTAGCATCGGTAATGTATCCAGTACTGGCGTACAGTTGAATCACTTGGAGGTCGCCAATGTCAATAGACAGTGTCGTCATGGACGCCAATTGTGCGAGTTGAGAGTCGGCCGATGCTAGCACGGCGGCAGTAGATTCAGCCTGAAGTACCAAAGCGTTGGTCCTGGCCGGCTGGTTAGGGCGATAATAATGATGCTCTCGAGGAGCAAAACCTGACGATGTGGCCAAGACAAATGCCAAAGGTACCAAAGACTTCATGATCTCGCTTTCGGGTACCTCACCAAAgcgaaaaagcaaaaatccGAGGAAAATGCCAGAACAACAAGAAGTGGATGAACTGGAACCGAAGAAGAGATGGTACCTTTACGACCTTTGCAATTTGCTGGACTCGGCGATGGACAGTCTAACTCATAGTCAAAGTGTGTTGATTACATACATTTTGCATAAGTTTTCACGTCCCTTGTTTCGTTCGTGCCGTTCCTGGATATTTTAGACGCTAgcaattaacagtaactgtaagacGTTGTTGAACAAAAAAAGCACAGGAACCAGAGGAAGATTATCCTTTTCCGCTTACCTTACGTAGGTAGTTAGTTGTAAGGCTACTTGGTACCCTTAAATGGAAGCCTAGCCCTACCTCCAAATTTCGAGTACCGGTATTCAACGATACGGGAATCACACAGGCAAGACAGACATCAAGCAATCCACAAATCCAATCAAAAATCCTCTCTCACATGAGAGCTGTTTTTCGATGGACCAACCCAGCACAAAACCTCCGGAGACAGTTCACTTTTAAAAGCCATTGGAAAAGATCGAAAGTTCACCATTTGGATTCTCAACCATGGCAGCGCTGCATTTTTCGTGCGTTCTACTAGTGGCGCTGGTATCGATAGGGACAGCCTTTCATTCTCCTGCAGGATTTCCGTCACCGTCCGACACTCCGAGACTGACGGACGGCACTCACTTGTCGGCGAGATCTCCCTTTTCATTTTCCCAGCCCACGAGCGATCACACTAGTCTGTCGCGGAGACAGGCCTGGGAACGTGTCGCCGCTGCCGCTACGGTGACCACATCCGGTCTCCTGCTTCCGACGCCTCAGGTGGCGTCCGCGTCGACGCAATCGGTCTCGACGACAATGCAAGCCACGCCCGCGTTGATTCCGACAACACGACTCGGCAACAGTGACTTGGTGGTCTCCCGGACCATCCAAGGGTATTGGCAATTGGCAGGTGGACATGGTCGGTACAAGGAAACGGACGCGATAGCCAACATGAAAAGGCACTACGATGCAGGATTTACTACACTGGATACGGCCGATATTTACGGACCGTCCGAGATCATAATGGGCAAATTCATCAAAACGCAACCGCAGGCCATTCCCTGCACCAAATTTTGCTGCTTTCGATTTTTAGACGAGATTGATCGAGCGGAGGTGAAGCAACGGATATTGAACTCGTGTGAGCGATTGCAAGTCAACAAGCTACCTTTGGTAAATTTCTTTTGGT is a window of Phaeodactylum tricornutum CCAP 1055/1 chromosome 28, whole genome shotgun sequence DNA encoding:
- the TAL gene encoding plastidic transaldolase (Transaldolase, involved in pentose-phosphate pathway, plastidic enzyme, possesses N-terminal bipartite targeting sequence) is translated as MKSLVPLAFVLATSSGFAPREHHYYRPNQPARTNALVLQAESTAAVLASADSQLAQLASMTTLSIDIGDLQVIQLYASTGYITDATTNPLFVSQAGLSGDPLYANMVDDAVSYALQHTKNSPLHDDPSESATVSLAIDRLAVNLGKAIADIVPGYISTEVDPRLSFDTEASIQRGLRIIDMYETLGVPKSRVLIKLAATWEGILAAEQLQARGIQCNLTLVFSLTQAIACAQYGAHLISPFPGRILDWYKTKEGRTQGVEPEQDEGVVACRNMFAYFKTHGHSTICMPASWRPSRGAGYDLDEILALAGTDRMTIPAPLLEQLASRTDTVERQLDAGRVEKMDELGNGKMSEKEFRYRLNMDGCGTDKLAEGIRAFIGETEKLEKAIAEKIRTAVSVAK